A window of Sebastes umbrosus isolate fSebUmb1 chromosome 3, fSebUmb1.pri, whole genome shotgun sequence contains these coding sequences:
- the mgat3b gene encoding beta-1,4-mannosyl-glycoprotein 4-beta-N-acetylglucosaminyltransferase isoform X1: MPWLRGTWAPTRCLRLLCLMKMRRHRVFLLCTVGLCVISFLHYYKALHYVSLLRELSAPYPNIKSFIMVTGFFWREKGVGATPLSPASPEEAPPLPVHHQSDTKARAAAGGAGGGGGGMGLGIGGVMIGGAGIIGSAGLEMRLREEPAPPHPWEKPEENQRGDALKDESAEDHLKPRNPSHPAHPAGPDHPEAPLVGKEQRAVLYKNHLPDPLEAMGDLHTRTHQLQHDKTPYFVRTKAGALCFRQGTEVVTQKEYSGKSGGSVANGGGDGARAAGQRKPLEVQQQQPSVAPKAKTRARGNGKRLVKCVCRPGWHGPYCGVPTMVYHSNLPTKERLTPRETPRRVINAINVNHEFDLLHVRFHELAQAVDIFLICESNFTAYGERRPLRFLQLLLNGTYDYIRHKILYVFLDHFPDGGRQDGWIADDYLRTYLTRNGLSRVVGVRSDDVFVINDADEIPAREGLLFLKLFDGWTEPFAIHMRKSLYGFFWKQFGSLEVISGCTVGMLQGVYDGDGIKLRRREYYTMPGFRKYENDTGHILVQWSVGSPFHFAGWHCSWCFTPEGIYFKLVSAQNGDFPRWGDYEDKRDLNYIRDLIRTGGWFDGSLQEYPPVDPKEHMYAPKYMLEHRDRYHYLLENPYNKASRLSDG, translated from the exons ATGCCTTGGCTTAGAGGTACCTGGGCACCCACACGATGCCTGCGGTTGCTCTGTTT GATGAAAATGCGGCGGCACAGGGTGTTCTTGCTGTGCACAGTGGGCCTGTGCGTCATCTCCTTCCTCCACTACTACAAGGCCCTCCACTACGTCTCCCTGCTGCGCGAGCTCTCCGCCCCGTACCCCAACATCAAGTCCTTCATCATGGTCACCGGCTTCTTCTGGAGGGAGAAAGGCGTTGGCGCCACCCCGCTCAGCCCCGCCTCCCCGGAGGAGGCCCCTCCCTTACCTGTCCACCATCAATCGGACACCAAAGCTAGAGCTGCGGCGGGTGGCGcgggaggaggcggaggagggaTGGGTCTGGGGATCGGGGGGGTCATGATCGGAGGTGCCGGGATCATCGGCAGCGCGGGTCTGGAGATGAGGTTGAGGGAGGAGCCGGCGCCCCCTCACCCTTGGGAGAAACCAGAGGAGAACCAGCGAGGAGACGCTCTCAAAGAC GAGAGTGCTGAAGACCACTTGAAGCCGCGAAACCCCAGCCACCCGGCCCATCCTGCCGGGCCTGACCACCCAGAGGCGCCGTTGGTGGGAAAAGAGCAGCGGGCCGTGTTGTACAAGAATCATTTGCCTGACCCCTTAGAAGCCATGGGAGACCTCCACACCCGCACTCACCAGCTTCAACATGACAAAACACCGTACTTTGTCCGAACCAAAGCTGGAGCCCTTTGCTTCAGGCAGGGGACCGAGGTGGTTACCCAAAAAGAGTACTCCGGGAAATCAGGGGGGTCTGTGGCTAACGGAGGCGGGGACGGTGCTCGAGCTGCTGGGCAAAGGAAACCTCTAgaggtccagcagcagcagccctccGTAGCTCCGAAAGCCAAGACCAGGGCCAGGGGCAACGGCAAGCGGCTGGTAAAGTGCGTGTGTCGGCCGGGATGGCACGGACCTTACTGTGGGGTTCCCACCATGGTGTATCACTCCAACCTGCCCACCAAGGAGCGGCTGACGCCCAGAGAGACCCCGCGGAGGGTTATCAACGCCATCAACGTTAACCACGAGTTTGACTTGCTGCATGTACGCTTTCACGAGCTCGCCCAAGCAGTTGATATTTTCCTTATTTGTGAATCCAACTTTACTGCCTACGGAGAGAGACGGCCTCTGAG GttcctgcagctcctcctcaATGGTACGTACGACTACATACGTCACAAGATCCTGTACGTGTTCCTCGACCACTTCCCAGACGGTGGTCGGCAGGACGGCTGGATCGCTGATGACTACTTACGCACCTACCTGACGCGCAACGGCTTGTCCAGGGTGGTGGGCGTAAGATCGGACGATGTCTTCGTCATCAACGACGCGGATGAAATCCCAGCGCGCGAGGGCCTCCTTTTCCTCAAGCTGTTCGATGGCTGGACGGAGCCTTTTGCCATCCACATGCGCAAG TCACTGTACGGGTTTTTTTGGAAGCAGTTTGGTTCTCTAGAGGTGATATCAGGCTGCACGGTGGGGATGCTCCAAGGCGTCTATGACGGCGACGGCATCAAGCTCCGCCGTCGTGAATACTACACCATGCCGGGTTTCCGCAAGTACGAGAACGACACGGGCCACATCCTGGTGCAGTGGTCCGTGGGCAGCCCCTTCCACTTCGCCGGGTGGCACTGCTCCTGGTGCTTCACGCCCGAGGGGATCTACTTCAAGCTGGTGTCGGCTCAGAACGGAGACTTCCCGCGGTGGGGCGACTACGAGGACAAACGTGACCTCAACTACATCCGTGATCTGATCCGGACGGGGGGCTGGTTCGACGGCTCCCTGCAGGAATATCCCCCTGTGGACCCCAAAGAGCACATGTACGCCCCCAAGTACATGCTGGAGCACCGTGACAGGTACCACTACCTCCTGGAGAACCCTTACAACAAAGCGTCCAGACTGAGCGACGGCTAG
- the mgat3b gene encoding beta-1,4-mannosyl-glycoprotein 4-beta-N-acetylglucosaminyltransferase isoform X2: MKMRRHRVFLLCTVGLCVISFLHYYKALHYVSLLRELSAPYPNIKSFIMVTGFFWREKGVGATPLSPASPEEAPPLPVHHQSDTKARAAAGGAGGGGGGMGLGIGGVMIGGAGIIGSAGLEMRLREEPAPPHPWEKPEENQRGDALKDESAEDHLKPRNPSHPAHPAGPDHPEAPLVGKEQRAVLYKNHLPDPLEAMGDLHTRTHQLQHDKTPYFVRTKAGALCFRQGTEVVTQKEYSGKSGGSVANGGGDGARAAGQRKPLEVQQQQPSVAPKAKTRARGNGKRLVKCVCRPGWHGPYCGVPTMVYHSNLPTKERLTPRETPRRVINAINVNHEFDLLHVRFHELAQAVDIFLICESNFTAYGERRPLRFLQLLLNGTYDYIRHKILYVFLDHFPDGGRQDGWIADDYLRTYLTRNGLSRVVGVRSDDVFVINDADEIPAREGLLFLKLFDGWTEPFAIHMRKSLYGFFWKQFGSLEVISGCTVGMLQGVYDGDGIKLRRREYYTMPGFRKYENDTGHILVQWSVGSPFHFAGWHCSWCFTPEGIYFKLVSAQNGDFPRWGDYEDKRDLNYIRDLIRTGGWFDGSLQEYPPVDPKEHMYAPKYMLEHRDRYHYLLENPYNKASRLSDG; this comes from the exons ATGAAAATGCGGCGGCACAGGGTGTTCTTGCTGTGCACAGTGGGCCTGTGCGTCATCTCCTTCCTCCACTACTACAAGGCCCTCCACTACGTCTCCCTGCTGCGCGAGCTCTCCGCCCCGTACCCCAACATCAAGTCCTTCATCATGGTCACCGGCTTCTTCTGGAGGGAGAAAGGCGTTGGCGCCACCCCGCTCAGCCCCGCCTCCCCGGAGGAGGCCCCTCCCTTACCTGTCCACCATCAATCGGACACCAAAGCTAGAGCTGCGGCGGGTGGCGcgggaggaggcggaggagggaTGGGTCTGGGGATCGGGGGGGTCATGATCGGAGGTGCCGGGATCATCGGCAGCGCGGGTCTGGAGATGAGGTTGAGGGAGGAGCCGGCGCCCCCTCACCCTTGGGAGAAACCAGAGGAGAACCAGCGAGGAGACGCTCTCAAAGAC GAGAGTGCTGAAGACCACTTGAAGCCGCGAAACCCCAGCCACCCGGCCCATCCTGCCGGGCCTGACCACCCAGAGGCGCCGTTGGTGGGAAAAGAGCAGCGGGCCGTGTTGTACAAGAATCATTTGCCTGACCCCTTAGAAGCCATGGGAGACCTCCACACCCGCACTCACCAGCTTCAACATGACAAAACACCGTACTTTGTCCGAACCAAAGCTGGAGCCCTTTGCTTCAGGCAGGGGACCGAGGTGGTTACCCAAAAAGAGTACTCCGGGAAATCAGGGGGGTCTGTGGCTAACGGAGGCGGGGACGGTGCTCGAGCTGCTGGGCAAAGGAAACCTCTAgaggtccagcagcagcagccctccGTAGCTCCGAAAGCCAAGACCAGGGCCAGGGGCAACGGCAAGCGGCTGGTAAAGTGCGTGTGTCGGCCGGGATGGCACGGACCTTACTGTGGGGTTCCCACCATGGTGTATCACTCCAACCTGCCCACCAAGGAGCGGCTGACGCCCAGAGAGACCCCGCGGAGGGTTATCAACGCCATCAACGTTAACCACGAGTTTGACTTGCTGCATGTACGCTTTCACGAGCTCGCCCAAGCAGTTGATATTTTCCTTATTTGTGAATCCAACTTTACTGCCTACGGAGAGAGACGGCCTCTGAG GttcctgcagctcctcctcaATGGTACGTACGACTACATACGTCACAAGATCCTGTACGTGTTCCTCGACCACTTCCCAGACGGTGGTCGGCAGGACGGCTGGATCGCTGATGACTACTTACGCACCTACCTGACGCGCAACGGCTTGTCCAGGGTGGTGGGCGTAAGATCGGACGATGTCTTCGTCATCAACGACGCGGATGAAATCCCAGCGCGCGAGGGCCTCCTTTTCCTCAAGCTGTTCGATGGCTGGACGGAGCCTTTTGCCATCCACATGCGCAAG TCACTGTACGGGTTTTTTTGGAAGCAGTTTGGTTCTCTAGAGGTGATATCAGGCTGCACGGTGGGGATGCTCCAAGGCGTCTATGACGGCGACGGCATCAAGCTCCGCCGTCGTGAATACTACACCATGCCGGGTTTCCGCAAGTACGAGAACGACACGGGCCACATCCTGGTGCAGTGGTCCGTGGGCAGCCCCTTCCACTTCGCCGGGTGGCACTGCTCCTGGTGCTTCACGCCCGAGGGGATCTACTTCAAGCTGGTGTCGGCTCAGAACGGAGACTTCCCGCGGTGGGGCGACTACGAGGACAAACGTGACCTCAACTACATCCGTGATCTGATCCGGACGGGGGGCTGGTTCGACGGCTCCCTGCAGGAATATCCCCCTGTGGACCCCAAAGAGCACATGTACGCCCCCAAGTACATGCTGGAGCACCGTGACAGGTACCACTACCTCCTGGAGAACCCTTACAACAAAGCGTCCAGACTGAGCGACGGCTAG